From Alteromonas sp. RKMC-009, one genomic window encodes:
- a CDS encoding amidohydrolase family protein: MKRLLSLAVAAALSTGVMAENIAITGGKVLTQTAQGTIENGTVLIKDDKIEKVTAGGNVPAGYTRVDASGKVVTPGFVGALTSLGLVEVSSWAGEVDSSAGVTPVSTTGAALDVTYAINPDSTLIDVSRIEGVTSAATTVQYTDMLFHGQGAVISLDDNAEILKNKAFMVVNVDGNSADSHGGSRAALWVTLEALFDEVRSTKSVPSLTSSWDGINARADIKALKGVVSGDVPLFIEADRAADIRQVLAFKKRHPAMHLVLLHGVEAWRVADELAEAGVPVILDPQLNLPGNFEQLGATLHNAARLEEAGVKVAIGMETHNIRLAAQHAGNAVANGLSYEGGIASLTSVPAAILGVDGQVGSLAPGKRADVVIWSGDPLEVTEVAEQVYIEGEAIEMSSRQTKLRDRYMKLTEQPAGVTSHYVKP, translated from the coding sequence ATGAAGCGCTTATTATCACTTGCTGTTGCCGCAGCTCTCAGTACCGGTGTGATGGCTGAGAATATCGCCATTACAGGGGGGAAAGTACTTACCCAGACAGCACAGGGTACGATAGAAAACGGCACCGTGTTGATTAAAGACGATAAAATTGAAAAAGTGACAGCCGGCGGCAACGTGCCGGCGGGCTATACCCGTGTGGATGCCAGCGGAAAAGTTGTCACACCGGGTTTTGTCGGTGCGTTAACCTCTCTTGGCCTTGTTGAAGTGTCGTCCTGGGCGGGTGAGGTGGATTCTTCTGCCGGAGTAACGCCTGTCAGCACAACCGGTGCGGCTCTGGATGTCACATATGCGATAAATCCTGACTCCACGCTTATCGACGTAAGTCGTATTGAAGGGGTCACCTCAGCGGCAACGACAGTGCAGTATACTGACATGTTGTTCCATGGTCAGGGTGCGGTGATCAGTCTTGACGACAACGCAGAGATATTAAAAAACAAAGCCTTTATGGTGGTGAACGTGGACGGTAATTCAGCCGACAGCCACGGCGGCTCAAGGGCAGCATTGTGGGTGACACTGGAAGCGCTGTTTGATGAAGTCCGCAGCACGAAGTCCGTGCCTTCACTGACTTCAAGCTGGGACGGTATTAACGCCCGTGCAGATATCAAAGCGCTCAAAGGTGTTGTCAGCGGTGATGTACCGTTATTCATCGAAGCCGACCGTGCAGCAGATATCCGCCAGGTGCTGGCGTTTAAAAAGCGTCACCCGGCCATGCATCTTGTGTTACTGCATGGCGTGGAAGCCTGGCGTGTTGCTGATGAACTGGCTGAAGCCGGCGTGCCGGTTATTCTTGATCCGCAGTTGAACTTACCCGGTAACTTTGAACAGTTAGGTGCAACGTTACATAACGCGGCAAGACTGGAAGAAGCCGGTGTGAAAGTCGCTATAGGTATGGAAACTCACAATATCCGTCTGGCTGCGCAGCATGCCGGGAATGCTGTTGCCAACGGCCTGAGTTATGAAGGTGGTATCGCCAGTCTTACTTCAGTTCCTGCAGCGATTCTGGGTGTGGACGGTCAGGTTGGTTCACTAGCTCCGGGCAAACGTGCCGATGTTGTGATCTGGAGTGGTGATCCCCTTGAAGTAACAGAAGTGGCAGAACAGGTCTACATTGAAGGCGAAGCCATTGAAATGTCTTCCCGTCAAACCAAACTTCGTGACCGCTACATGAAACTGACAGAACAACCTGCAGGTGTGACTTCACATTATGTGAAGCCGTAA